One genomic window of Hemiscyllium ocellatum isolate sHemOce1 chromosome 25, sHemOce1.pat.X.cur, whole genome shotgun sequence includes the following:
- the LOC132828013 gene encoding Fc receptor-like protein 5 isoform X1 has protein sequence MMGIYSDLLFLLALTQYATCQKVAGQLSNPTLQGPEKVKLNETETISCIASSEKLSILYSLYRGKTLVQVQNVSTSEPANFSVSFHSQTDGGTYKCKVESDDAMQTKYSNSINIIVLAPVLGVSITSVPDPPVLKVRDKLTLNCLVKQGSGVTYRWYFNKQELLSNSSVKINQSSLVIDHVDLKDAGDYQCKVNNQFNMTTFSIASNSTEVIVKVPASNPDIFADVKFVNKDNMFLTIKCLSHEGTLPIVYTLYKNTHFVKDYNAESRREGQFIVFESYTDKLGTFKCKATNGFEPKYSNGLDVDLSVKLTSNPDPPIQGYQVTLNCSITYQTTGDYTWYFVHLENNSTERTKQNQFTHIASHPGRYYCSINGQTSNWIEVLGQDSSFQTVTVAVSVAVTMLLILVLGLTCYCISQKAHRCNID, from the exons ATGATGGGAATCTATTCCGATTTGTTATTCTTGCTCG CTTTGACTCAGTATGCTACATGCCAGAAAGTCGCCG GCCAATTATCAAATCCAACTCTCCAAGGTCCGGAAAAAGTTAAATTAAATgaaacggaaacaatttcctgcaTTGCGTCAAGTGAAAAGCTTTCAATTCTGTATAGTTTGTACCGAGGCAAAACACTCGTTCAAGTACAGAACGTATCAACATCTGAACCAGCTAACTTCTCAGTATCATTTCACAGTCAGACTGATGGAGGGACTTACAAATGCAAAGTTGAAAGTGATGATGCCATGCAAACAAAATACAGTAACAGCATCAACATTATTGTACTAG CTCCAGTGTTGGGAGTTAGTATAACTTCAGTACCAGATCCACCTGTCCTAAAAGTACGTGACAAACTGACTCTAAACTGTTTAGTAAAACAAGGCTCTGGAGTGACCTACCGATGGTACTTTAATAAACAGGAACTATTATCAAACTCTTCAGTCAAAATAAACCAATCCAGTCTAGTTATTGATCATGTTGACCTCAAAGATGCTGGTGACTATCAATGTAAAGTAAACAACCAATTCAATATGACAACATTCAGTATTGCCAGCAATTCCACAGAAGTAATTGTTAAAG ttCCAGCATCGAATCCTGATATCTTTGCAGATGTAAAATTTGTGAATAAGGATAACATGTTCCTAACTATTAAATGTTTATCGCATGAAGGAACCCTACCAATAGTGTACACATTGTATAAAAATACACACTTTGTGAAAGACTACAATGCAGAAAGCCGCAGAGAAGGTCAATTTATTGTATTTGAAAGTTACACTGACAAACTGGGAACCTTCAAATGCAAAGCTACGAATGGATTTGAACCAAAATACAGCAATGGGCTGGATGTag ATTTGTCGGTTAAATTGACCTCAAATCCAGATCCCCCAATTCAGGGCTACCAAGTCACGCTGAATTGCAGTATAACTTACCAAACCACAGGAGACTACACCTGGTACTTTGtgcatttagaaaataattcaaCTGAACGTACAAAACAGAATCAATTCACTCACATTGCAAGCCATCCTGGAAGATATTACTGCTCAATTAATGGACAAACTAGCAACTGGATTGAAGTTCTGGGTCAAG ATTCCAGTTTCCAAACTGTGACTGTTGCTGTCAGTGTAGCAGTCACAATGCTGCTGATTTTGGTTCTCGGGTTGACTTGCTATTGCATTTCTCAGAAAG CCCACAGATGCAACATTGACTAA
- the LOC132828013 gene encoding Fc receptor-like protein 5 isoform X2 produces MMGIYSDLLFLLALTQYATCQKVAGQLSNPTLQGPEKVKLNETETISCIASSEKLSILYSLYRGKTLVQVQNVSTSEPANFSVSFHSQTDGGTYKCKVESDDAMQTKYTPVLGVSITSVPDPPVLKVRDKLTLNCLVKQGSGVTYRWYFNKQELLSNSSVKINQSSLVIDHVDLKDAGDYQCKVNNQFNMTTFSIASNSTEVIVKVPASNPDIFADVKFVNKDNMFLTIKCLSHEGTLPIVYTLYKNTHFVKDYNAESRREGQFIVFESYTDKLGTFKCKATNGFEPKYSNGLDVDLSVKLTSNPDPPIQGYQVTLNCSITYQTTGDYTWYFVHLENNSTERTKQNQFTHIASHPGRYYCSINGQTSNWIEVLGQDSSFQTVTVAVSVAVTMLLILVLGLTCYCISQKAHRCNID; encoded by the exons ATGATGGGAATCTATTCCGATTTGTTATTCTTGCTCG CTTTGACTCAGTATGCTACATGCCAGAAAGTCGCCG GCCAATTATCAAATCCAACTCTCCAAGGTCCGGAAAAAGTTAAATTAAATgaaacggaaacaatttcctgcaTTGCGTCAAGTGAAAAGCTTTCAATTCTGTATAGTTTGTACCGAGGCAAAACACTCGTTCAAGTACAGAACGTATCAACATCTGAACCAGCTAACTTCTCAGTATCATTTCACAGTCAGACTGATGGAGGGACTTACAAATGCAAAGTTGAAAGTGATGATGCCATGCAAACAAAATACA CTCCAGTGTTGGGAGTTAGTATAACTTCAGTACCAGATCCACCTGTCCTAAAAGTACGTGACAAACTGACTCTAAACTGTTTAGTAAAACAAGGCTCTGGAGTGACCTACCGATGGTACTTTAATAAACAGGAACTATTATCAAACTCTTCAGTCAAAATAAACCAATCCAGTCTAGTTATTGATCATGTTGACCTCAAAGATGCTGGTGACTATCAATGTAAAGTAAACAACCAATTCAATATGACAACATTCAGTATTGCCAGCAATTCCACAGAAGTAATTGTTAAAG ttCCAGCATCGAATCCTGATATCTTTGCAGATGTAAAATTTGTGAATAAGGATAACATGTTCCTAACTATTAAATGTTTATCGCATGAAGGAACCCTACCAATAGTGTACACATTGTATAAAAATACACACTTTGTGAAAGACTACAATGCAGAAAGCCGCAGAGAAGGTCAATTTATTGTATTTGAAAGTTACACTGACAAACTGGGAACCTTCAAATGCAAAGCTACGAATGGATTTGAACCAAAATACAGCAATGGGCTGGATGTag ATTTGTCGGTTAAATTGACCTCAAATCCAGATCCCCCAATTCAGGGCTACCAAGTCACGCTGAATTGCAGTATAACTTACCAAACCACAGGAGACTACACCTGGTACTTTGtgcatttagaaaataattcaaCTGAACGTACAAAACAGAATCAATTCACTCACATTGCAAGCCATCCTGGAAGATATTACTGCTCAATTAATGGACAAACTAGCAACTGGATTGAAGTTCTGGGTCAAG ATTCCAGTTTCCAAACTGTGACTGTTGCTGTCAGTGTAGCAGTCACAATGCTGCTGATTTTGGTTCTCGGGTTGACTTGCTATTGCATTTCTCAGAAAG CCCACAGATGCAACATTGACTAA
- the LOC132828013 gene encoding Fc receptor-like protein 5 isoform X3, with protein MMGIYSDLLFLLALTQYATCQKVAGQLSNPTLQAPVLGVSITSVPDPPVLKVRDKLTLNCLVKQGSGVTYRWYFNKQELLSNSSVKINQSSLVIDHVDLKDAGDYQCKVNNQFNMTTFSIASNSTEVIVKVPASNPDIFADVKFVNKDNMFLTIKCLSHEGTLPIVYTLYKNTHFVKDYNAESRREGQFIVFESYTDKLGTFKCKATNGFEPKYSNGLDVDLSVKLTSNPDPPIQGYQVTLNCSITYQTTGDYTWYFVHLENNSTERTKQNQFTHIASHPGRYYCSINGQTSNWIEVLGQDSSFQTVTVAVSVAVTMLLILVLGLTCYCISQKAHRCNID; from the exons ATGATGGGAATCTATTCCGATTTGTTATTCTTGCTCG CTTTGACTCAGTATGCTACATGCCAGAAAGTCGCCG GCCAATTATCAAATCCAACTCTCCAAG CTCCAGTGTTGGGAGTTAGTATAACTTCAGTACCAGATCCACCTGTCCTAAAAGTACGTGACAAACTGACTCTAAACTGTTTAGTAAAACAAGGCTCTGGAGTGACCTACCGATGGTACTTTAATAAACAGGAACTATTATCAAACTCTTCAGTCAAAATAAACCAATCCAGTCTAGTTATTGATCATGTTGACCTCAAAGATGCTGGTGACTATCAATGTAAAGTAAACAACCAATTCAATATGACAACATTCAGTATTGCCAGCAATTCCACAGAAGTAATTGTTAAAG ttCCAGCATCGAATCCTGATATCTTTGCAGATGTAAAATTTGTGAATAAGGATAACATGTTCCTAACTATTAAATGTTTATCGCATGAAGGAACCCTACCAATAGTGTACACATTGTATAAAAATACACACTTTGTGAAAGACTACAATGCAGAAAGCCGCAGAGAAGGTCAATTTATTGTATTTGAAAGTTACACTGACAAACTGGGAACCTTCAAATGCAAAGCTACGAATGGATTTGAACCAAAATACAGCAATGGGCTGGATGTag ATTTGTCGGTTAAATTGACCTCAAATCCAGATCCCCCAATTCAGGGCTACCAAGTCACGCTGAATTGCAGTATAACTTACCAAACCACAGGAGACTACACCTGGTACTTTGtgcatttagaaaataattcaaCTGAACGTACAAAACAGAATCAATTCACTCACATTGCAAGCCATCCTGGAAGATATTACTGCTCAATTAATGGACAAACTAGCAACTGGATTGAAGTTCTGGGTCAAG ATTCCAGTTTCCAAACTGTGACTGTTGCTGTCAGTGTAGCAGTCACAATGCTGCTGATTTTGGTTCTCGGGTTGACTTGCTATTGCATTTCTCAGAAAG CCCACAGATGCAACATTGACTAA
- the LOC132828013 gene encoding Fc receptor-like protein 5 isoform X4: MMGIYSDLLFLLALTQYATCQKVAAPVLGVSITSVPDPPVLKVRDKLTLNCLVKQGSGVTYRWYFNKQELLSNSSVKINQSSLVIDHVDLKDAGDYQCKVNNQFNMTTFSIASNSTEVIVKVPASNPDIFADVKFVNKDNMFLTIKCLSHEGTLPIVYTLYKNTHFVKDYNAESRREGQFIVFESYTDKLGTFKCKATNGFEPKYSNGLDVDLSVKLTSNPDPPIQGYQVTLNCSITYQTTGDYTWYFVHLENNSTERTKQNQFTHIASHPGRYYCSINGQTSNWIEVLGQDSSFQTVTVAVSVAVTMLLILVLGLTCYCISQKAHRCNID; this comes from the exons ATGATGGGAATCTATTCCGATTTGTTATTCTTGCTCG CTTTGACTCAGTATGCTACATGCCAGAAAGTCGCCG CTCCAGTGTTGGGAGTTAGTATAACTTCAGTACCAGATCCACCTGTCCTAAAAGTACGTGACAAACTGACTCTAAACTGTTTAGTAAAACAAGGCTCTGGAGTGACCTACCGATGGTACTTTAATAAACAGGAACTATTATCAAACTCTTCAGTCAAAATAAACCAATCCAGTCTAGTTATTGATCATGTTGACCTCAAAGATGCTGGTGACTATCAATGTAAAGTAAACAACCAATTCAATATGACAACATTCAGTATTGCCAGCAATTCCACAGAAGTAATTGTTAAAG ttCCAGCATCGAATCCTGATATCTTTGCAGATGTAAAATTTGTGAATAAGGATAACATGTTCCTAACTATTAAATGTTTATCGCATGAAGGAACCCTACCAATAGTGTACACATTGTATAAAAATACACACTTTGTGAAAGACTACAATGCAGAAAGCCGCAGAGAAGGTCAATTTATTGTATTTGAAAGTTACACTGACAAACTGGGAACCTTCAAATGCAAAGCTACGAATGGATTTGAACCAAAATACAGCAATGGGCTGGATGTag ATTTGTCGGTTAAATTGACCTCAAATCCAGATCCCCCAATTCAGGGCTACCAAGTCACGCTGAATTGCAGTATAACTTACCAAACCACAGGAGACTACACCTGGTACTTTGtgcatttagaaaataattcaaCTGAACGTACAAAACAGAATCAATTCACTCACATTGCAAGCCATCCTGGAAGATATTACTGCTCAATTAATGGACAAACTAGCAACTGGATTGAAGTTCTGGGTCAAG ATTCCAGTTTCCAAACTGTGACTGTTGCTGTCAGTGTAGCAGTCACAATGCTGCTGATTTTGGTTCTCGGGTTGACTTGCTATTGCATTTCTCAGAAAG CCCACAGATGCAACATTGACTAA